TGCTGCAGCAGTATCCCATTCCATGGTTGGGCCAAGCCGTGGATAAATATGTGCTTTTCCTTCGGCAACCAATAGTAATTTTAGTGAACTACCTATAGACGTTATTTGTGGATCATTATATTGTGAAATATAATTTGTTGTTTGCTCATTCATGTGTGAGCGGGACGATACAATCACTAAATTGCTTTGATTCTTGTCATATTTGGCAACTTCCAGCTTCGACTGAACACCTTTGTCAATAACGAAAGCTCCTTTGTTTTTTTGAGCAAAATACATTTTATCTTGAACGGGAACATATACAATTCCACCAATTACTTTTTGATCTTGAATCAAGGCAATATTCACTGTAAATTCACCATTTCTTTTTATAAATTCCTTGGTACCATCAAGTGGATCGACCAGCCAGAATAGTGGATAATTCTTGCGAATTTCATAAGCTATTTCTTTATTTTCTTCTGAAATTATTGGAATTTCAGGGAATAAATGCTTTAGCTTTTCGATGATAATATCGTTAGCGAGCTGGTCGGCAATCGTTAATGGGCTGTTATCTCCTTTGAATGAAATATCCCAATTTTCAGATTCTGTTTGGTATACTTCTAATATTTTTTCACCAGCTGCTTTTGCAATGGAAATCAAATCACTTATTCTTATATTTGCGGCTTGCATTGGATTTCATTATTTTAAGGTGCAAAAGTATTATTAATTATTTACCCTAAGAAAAAGCATAATTTTGGAAAATATATTTCCCATATTCAGCCATATGGTAAGTCAGGGGGAGAAAGAAAAGCTTCTTCGGCAGCGAGGAATGGTTTTCTGGCTAACTGGTTTATCTGGATCAGGTAAAAGCACACTTGCAAAAGGTTTGGAGCGTAAACTACATAATCGTGGCTTTTTGACTAAATTATTGGATGGCGATAATATTCGTCATGGAATAAATAGCAATCTGGGGTTTAGTGAAGAAGATCGGCAGGAAAATATTCGCAGGGTTGCTCAAGTAGCTAAACTTTTTCTGGGCACTGGCACTGTAACTATTTGTTCGTTCATTAGTCCAACTGAAAAAATGAGACAATTGGCTAAAGAGATAATCGGACCAGAGAATTTTTTTGAAATTTATGTAAAATGCTCTTTGGAAGTATGCGAAGAACGCGATCCAAAAGGCTTATATAGAAAAGTCAGAAAAGGAGAAATAAAGAATTTCACAGGAATTCATTCAGAATATGAAGAGCCTGTTTCTCCAAATTTTATCTTGCGAACTGACAATAAAACAGTAAGAAGATCCATTCGTCAATGTTACAGGGAAATAA
This region of Bacteroidota bacterium genomic DNA includes:
- the cysQ gene encoding 3'(2'),5'-bisphosphate nucleotidase CysQ; amino-acid sequence: MQAANIRISDLISIAKAAGEKILEVYQTESENWDISFKGDNSPLTIADQLANDIIIEKLKHLFPEIPIISEENKEIAYEIRKNYPLFWLVDPLDGTKEFIKRNGEFTVNIALIQDQKVIGGIVYVPVQDKMYFAQKNKGAFVIDKGVQSKLEVAKYDKNQSNLVIVSSRSHMNEQTTNYISQYNDPQITSIGSSLKLLLVAEGKAHIYPRLGPTMEWDTAAAHAIVNEAGGTVINYEDHTELNYNKENLLNPYFITLGKTS
- the cysC gene encoding adenylyl-sulfate kinase, producing the protein MENIFPIFSHMVSQGEKEKLLRQRGMVFWLTGLSGSGKSTLAKGLERKLHNRGFLTKLLDGDNIRHGINSNLGFSEEDRQENIRRVAQVAKLFLGTGTVTICSFISPTEKMRQLAKEIIGPENFFEIYVKCSLEVCEERDPKGLYRKVRKGEIKNFTGIHSEYEEPVSPNFILRTDNKTVRRSIRQCYREIISLIRY